The genome window GTAGATAAAATCATGAGTGAAGGCCCCAAAGAAGGAAAATCAGTTGTAGAAGGATGAGAAGCCAAGTATATCACAGCTTCGAATGCAAACTTgagagagaaacaaacaaacctAACAAGCCAGTCACATTTAGGCACACTCAATTAAAAAGAGAATTTGTTTCTCTCTGATTCTGAAAATCACACACACTACTCACATAACATGCAAGAGTAGGCAGGGGTTACCTTGCCGAGGACGGAGAAGCTGGTATCACCAAAGAAGGCACAAATCAATTCAACTAAATTGAAACAGAAAGCAATGGTGTCGGTTCCCAATGCTCAGAACCGCCGTTATTAACGGTGTCGGCGAGAAGCCGCTATTACTATTGAGCTTGGATGTGATACCGCTATTAACGGGGAAGAGGAAGCCCAAGCAAGCATTCGCAATCACAATGATGGAAATAAAATAagcataaaacaaaacaaaacgaCATGAATGGAATTAAGTGCGGAATATTGAAGCGAATCAGAATTCGGAAGCAAGTTGAGGATAGAAAAGCAAAGCGCTTTTCAAAGGAATTAAGAAACAGAGCAAAAGAAGTTATGAGAACCTTGCATTGGCGTTTGGaatgagaaggagaaagaatgATTGATTGTTATATACGAGTGCATTGGATTGGAGTGAAGTGTGTGGGGAGAGAAGAGGGAATCATGCGTGGTCGCGTGCtaactttttaagtttttctttctttcttgcggCGGCAAAGAGGAGGCCCACGGACACGGGGGAGGGAATATGGTTGGTGATTTGGGCTTCtagaattattatatttttatttttattttaatgtaaatgATTATTCAAGACCAATTcttgaatgaaaaattaaatttgataatgTATGTATAATAAGATggtgtttaaaaattaaaagaaagaaaatagttttaaaaattgtttaggatgaatttaatgtttatgtaagataatctaaaataattttatcatgattaattacatatcacaatttaaaataattattttaaaaattaataaatatataatagaatTATGAAATTAGGTCACTATGCAaaagattttatattattactatcaatacatataatcatttttctcttaTGCTTAACAAATTTTGCCTTTATTGTATAACAAGATatttagataaattaaaatacattaacaagaaaatattttggATACACTCATCCAATcaagtatgataaatttattatttttatgattattttaaaaatcatacatgAAATCATGTCTATTTGATTGACTGAAAATTAACTCTAACTTATatctcttgaaagagaaatttgatctattttattcatttttcaagttgaaatttggtaatttaaaaagtgtttggtttaattattttttattttcattttcactggaaataaaaaatagttatacaaatatgtttgattcaatttatgtttttattttccgttgatataaaaaattttattttggataaaataaaaacatgatgacaagaaatataattttaaacaaatctaaaaatatatttacttttaaaaacaaaaccaaacatatttttaaaattctaatcttttaaaaatgaaaacagttttcagaaaataaaaacacaaacccTTAGTCCTTAGTTTGTATcatcttttaatattataacaccaattgaaaattaatatcAAGTCCAATTATTAACAATGTTTTTCTGTCACTTTCAATTTAGTAGagctatattttataatataatattttgtgaatataatcATTTCATATTAATCTCACAGTACtgtatcaattataaaaaaattaaaagtgaaccCTGAATATAAAATACGTATAACAAGATGGTTGTATTCTAAAAAAGACACTGCTCTTGCATTGTTGCAAAACTAAATCACTGAAGTCAGAACGAGTACATATAAATATAGCTCCAGGCTCCACATAATTTCAGTAATTCAATAAGTAAGAATTTTTCGTCAATAATTCCTAAAAATGCTTTAAGCCAACCgaataaaattttacaatattCCTAAGAATTTCAACACAAAAGAGAATTGATTAGTTTTCACGAAACAATACAATTGCAATGATTTTATGTGAGCTACGATCCTAAACCTACGATTTAGATGCCATGTTAAGCGTATGTATTATAAAGTAAACTTATTCGAAAGATATTCTACTATGGTACATGTACTGAAATAGTGGTGGTAAGGCAAATGCATTAATAACTGAAACTCTCCATCAAATCTTGTTTCCCTTACAAAAGGACAGCGAATCAAAACCTGAAAGATACACGCGTATAATCAGATAAATAATAGCATCATAAATTCTACAACTCGTACATGGGATATCACAGCAAAATATCTGAGTTTAGAGTTGGTTGCATTGCATCAAATCAAACAGAACctagataaaataaaagtcGCACCACGATCAGCACCTTAGACAGTCACGATGCAAGCACGATGAATGGAATGGAACATGCAATCATAGGTTCAAAAGACCCACCTGCACCAATACTGAATGGTTAACAAGGTAACAATTAAAAGGATAGAGATTTTctgcaattaaaaattaaaaagcaaaacATCTTAGCTGGTATGCGATAAAGATATTAGGAGTTCCATACATGCAAACACACGGAACATAAAAGGTAAACGATGAACCGGACTTTCCACAATAATACTCATACCTGTATGGCAAAAGTGAAAGGCAGACAATATGTGCAACTTGTCCCAGATTGGGGCGCGAGACAAGAGTGTTTAACAGAGTCCCATTATGCCTTCACGTTGACTACCAAAAGTAGATTTACTTAGGATGCAgaaccttttaaaaaataataactaaacaaaAACGTCACTAAACAAATATCACCAAATTGCTAAGAGATCCGAATCCTGATTATaaactaaatcaattttatttccaACTTAAACCCCGAAAAACAGTTTCTATATCAGTTCTGAACCAAAAGAAAGTCCACCCAAAGAGGATGGATGAGAAAACCTCTCAATCCAATTAgatctcacaaaaaaataacaacaaagcTGTACCATAAAGCTTATTAACAGCAGCCATTATAACAAAATTAGCAACAGTAGGATCAAATATAATAGGATCTTACCCTTTACACAACAGAGTATTTGCCCGGTTGAGTTCCACCAGGAAGTTGCAAAGCCTGATTTGTGATGTCTTCCAAAACACGCTTCAAGTCTGCTTTAGCTGACTTAACGGAGTGCTCAGTAGGACCTTCAATGAACAAGTAGAGTTTGCGTTCCCCAGGTCCTGGGATTTTGCCAGGTGGGAAAAACTGCCCCCTAGTGGTAATGGCAGCTCCACTCCATTCAGAAATAGGGCCCAAAGTTTCCTTGTGTGTAACCTTCCAGCGAGCATTCTGGGGGAAATCATTTATTTCCAACTCAGCCTCATAATGCTCTGGTAATGCTTCTGATCGTATTTTATCTAACTTGTCCTGCAAGTTTAGAGCAGCTATTGCTGCTGCTCGAGCTGCCCCATCGTTTGCAGGAAGAGGTAGCCCTGTCCCAGGCAAGACTTGCAAGGATGGTAGGAGTATTGGAGTAGGCAATGCAGGAGCATTCCCTTTAGTGGCAGCAATAATCTGGGCAAAAGCAGAATGCTGTGAGATATCACCTCCTGCCTTCCTAATaccttcatcttcatcttcagaaTCTGACTTTTCTTCTTCAAACCCATACTCCTTGGCTTGTGCTTTCTTTGCTGCTTTCCTCACCTCATCTTCCTCTTCATTAAATTTAAAGCCACTGCCTCCATAACCAGTCCCATGAGCTTGCTCCAGTCCTTGATTCACTTTTGCCATAAAGCTACCAGCAAGAGCTTTCAGATCATTCGGAACAATCTGCTCAGATAGTTCCAAGGCTTTCAGCAGATCAGGTGCATATCTTGCCTCTTCCTCAGAAATAAATGTAATGGCACAACCCTTTCGGCCAGCTCGTCCGGTGCGCCCAACACGATGTACATAATCTTCATAGTGGTTAGGAACATCAAAATTGATCACCAATTCGAGCTCCTTAACATCTAATCCCCTGGCAGCAATACTGGTTGCAACCAACAAATTGCAGACATTGCTTTTAAAATCAGATATTGTGGATTCACGGTCTGTCTGGTCCTTAGCCCCGTGAAGAGAAAGGCATGGATAACCATGCCTGAGCAGATCTTTGAACAAACTATCACATTTCTCCTGTGAGTGAACAAATATCAAAATCTTTCCTTTCTCATACCATTCCCCCAATATTTCTAAGAGTCTAAGGAACCTTTCATTATCTGGCCTCACCTCAACTAGCTGTGTTATGTCTTTGTTCACAACGCTCCTCCCACCAACTTGTATTTCAACAGGTTTATTCAAGACCTTACGAGCCAGGATTTCAACCTGACGGGGGAAAGTAGCAGAGAACAGAACTGTTTGACGATCTGGACGAATATTCTGAACAATTCGTGTGATTTGAGGTTCAAAACCCATGTCAAACATTCGATCAGCCTCATCCATTACCAGATAAGTGACTCTACGCAAGTTAGTTATTTTTCCACTACTGGTGCATAGTATGTCAATCATCCTACCTGGAGTACAAACCACTATCTCAGCACCACGTTTCAACTCACTAATTTGTTGAGCAACACCAGATCCTCCATACACAGGCACACACCTGAGACCCAGTACCTTGGCAAATTTCTTTATATCACTGTGAATCTGTTGCACAAGTTCCCTTGTAGGGGCCATAATGAGCCCAATAGGTCCATCTCCAGCAACAACTGGTGGCTGATCCTTGATATGCCTCAGCattggcagaacaaaagcaAGTGTTTTGCCTGACCCAGTTTTAGCAATCCCTATGCAATCTCGACCACTCATGATTACAGGGAGCGCCTGAGCTTGAATAGGCAT of Glycine soja cultivar W05 chromosome 1, ASM419377v2, whole genome shotgun sequence contains these proteins:
- the LOC114425908 gene encoding DEAD-box ATP-dependent RNA helicase 42-like, producing MDEGKHKSRKENHEVKDGDSKRSHRDRDRTGERGKDKNDGRHRDREKRDRESRRPERERSTDSEDRYDRDREKRKDKDKDVDRERSRDKKRERDRTDRVREKERERERKEDKERIRERERERERRDHEREKEKERERGRRVRGREKRREVDSDCSDGESKEQDRKRHRKEDGDYKRERERSVSKPSRKSEEHEGSPRKKSGEDDSDTKDEEKKPTREEEMEDEQKRLDEEMEKRRRRVQEWQELRRKKEEAEREKQGEASANEPESGKTWTLEGESDDEEGLGTGKQTGMDVDEDDKPADEEPKDVMVVDTDNGTIASDLQDGTAGAPEDEEIDPLDAFMNSMVLPEVEKLNNAVTSSLSDKAIDVKPKDKGNGQNRGAQSRKGSNKSIGRIIPGEESDSDYADDEVEKDPLDEDDDEFMKRVKKTKAEKLSLVDHSKIDYEPFKKNFYIEVKEISKMTPEEAAVYRKQLELKIHGKDVPKPIKSWHQTGLPSKILETIKKMNFEMPMPIQAQALPVIMSGRDCIGIAKTGSGKTLAFVLPMLRHIKDQPPVVAGDGPIGLIMAPTRELVQQIHSDIKKFAKVLGLRCVPVYGGSGVAQQISELKRGAEIVVCTPGRMIDILCTSSGKITNLRRVTYLVMDEADRMFDMGFEPQITRIVQNIRPDRQTVLFSATFPRQVEILARKVLNKPVEIQVGGRSVVNKDITQLVEVRPDNERFLRLLEILGEWYEKGKILIFVHSQEKCDSLFKDLLRHGYPCLSLHGAKDQTDRESTISDFKSNVCNLLVATSIAARGLDVKELELVINFDVPNHYEDYVHRVGRTGRAGRKGCAITFISEEEARYAPDLLKALELSEQIVPNDLKALAGSFMAKVNQGLEQAHGTGYGGSGFKFNEEEDEVRKAAKKAQAKEYGFEEEKSDSEDEDEGIRKAGGDISQHSAFAQIIAATKGNAPALPTPILLPSLQVLPGTGLPLPANDGAARAAAIAALNLQDKLDKIRSEALPEHYEAELEINDFPQNARWKVTHKETLGPISEWSGAAITTRGQFFPPGKIPGPGERKLYLFIEGPTEHSVKSAKADLKRVLEDITNQALQLPGGTQPGKYSVV